The Deltaproteobacteria bacterium HGW-Deltaproteobacteria-18 nucleotide sequence CAGCTGGTTCATATTCAGCCACGGTTTCAAGGTGAACTGGATGCTGCGTCTGTGCAAGCGCGTCTTCGACCTGATTGCCGCCAGCGTCGGTCTGATCTGCCTGTCGCCGCTGCTGCCGCTCATCGCCCTCGCCATCAAGCTGGATTCCCCCGGTCCCATACTTTTCCGGCAGGTCCGGGTCGGCCGGGGCGACAATCCCTTTGTACTCATGAAGTTCCGCACCATGCGCGAGAATGCCGAAGCAGGGATCGGGGCCGTCTGGTCCCAGAAGGACGATCCGCGCATAACGAAGGTTGGCAACTTCCTGCGTCGTTCCCGTCTGGACGAGATTCCGCAGTTGCTCAACATCCTCAAGGGCGACATGAGCCTGGTCGGTCCCAGGCCGGAACGCCCTGAGTTCGTAAGCGAATTGAAGAAAGTGATTCCGTACTATTCAGAGCGCCATTACGTTAAGCCTGGGCTGACAGGGTGGGCACAGGTGCTATATTCATATGGTTCTACCATAGAAGATGCAATCGAAAAGCTTCGATATGATATGTATTATATAAAAAATATATCAATAATTCTTGATTTATACATTGTAATAAAAACATTCAAAGTCGTATTGCTTGGAAAAGGGAGGTAGAAATGTTGTCTGATACCGGAGTTGTATCCATTGTTTGGAAAAAATGTTTCATGATCAATGTTGCTGTGCTTATTTTCGCTACGCTACTTCTTGGCGGGACAGGGTTTGCGGAGGAGTACGTCATCGGCGCTGGAGACAGCGTGCATGTCTTCGTGTGGGGTGAGCCGGACCTGACGGTTCCCGCCCTCGTACGTCCCGACGGCCGTATCTCCCTCCCCGGAGCCGGAGAGATCATGGCCGAGGGCTTGACCCCCGTAGCCCTGCAAAAGGAGATCGCCAACCGACTCTCGGCCCTGGTCAAGGAACCGATGGTCACGGTGTCCATGGTCGGCATCGAGAACAGCAAAGTTTACATCATCGGCGGAGGCGTTGTCACGGGCGTTTATCCCCTGAAACAGAAGACTTCGCTCCTGCATCTTTTGGCGGGTATGGATCTGGCCCGGGCCGACCTGCATGGAGCACATGTCATGCGCGACGGAGTCCGGATGGACAGGGATTTCGACCTTCTGCTGCGCAACGGGGACTTGAAGCAGGACCTTGTCCTCCGCAACAACGACGTCATCGTCTTTCCGGCCCTGCCTGAACCGTATGTCTATGTCGTCGGTGCCGTGAACACGCCCCAGGCGTTGCCTTACACTGATGGAATGACGGTGCTCGATGCTCTGCTGGCCTGTGGCGGATTCAACAAATTCGCCAAGAAGAACGACACGGTCGTGGTCCGGCGGGAGAACGGCGCGGAGAAGCGGATCGAAGTACGGGCCCAGGATCTGGCCGAGGGCCGCGATTTGTCGCAAAACGTGGTCTTGCACCGCGGAGACTACATCATTGCCGCGGAAAGCTTTTTTTAGGCAGCAGGAGCGGAGCCACACATGAATCATGAACTTTATCAGCAATTTGAAAGGTACGCGCGGATCTTGCTGCAGCGCAAGCGAATCGTGGTCGTCGTGGCTCTGCTGGTCATGACCATGGGTGTTGTAACCAGCTATGTCCTTCCCAGGAAGTACGAGGCGCAGTCTACGGTCTTCATCGAGCAGAGCGTTATCAGCGAACTGGTCAAGGGCATTGCCACCACGCCGTCCATGGAGGCCAAGATCAAGGTTTTGACCGTGGCCATGCTGAGCAGGGAAACGCTCTCCAAGGTTATGCGCATTCTGGATAAGGATGTTGAGTTTGATTCCGACATGGCCCGGGAGGCATACATCAAGGATTTGCGGGAGCGGATATCCATCAGGCTGGATGAAAAACGGGGGATTTTCTTCATCTCCTTTCAGGACAGCGATCCACATTATGCCCGTGATTTCGTCAACACCATCACTCAAGTCTACATCGAATCCAATACGGCCTCCAAGCGGGACGAGTCCCTGGAAGCGACCCGCTTTTTATCCGAGCAGATAGAGAGCTTCAAGAAGCGCCTCGACATCGTGGAGGAGGAGATCAACCAGTACAAAGCCGAGCATGGCCTTCAGCTGGCGACGGACGAGACCACCATCCGTTTCGAGATTGCCGATGCCCAGAGAAAGCTGGAGGCCGTTCGGGCGCGCAGGCTTGAGCTTGAGACCAAGTTGCAGCTCCTGCCTTCCGGAACGGGCCGTTCCGCGCATCTGGCCGATATGGAGCGCCAATTGGCAGCGCTTTTGACGGCCTATACGGACCAGCATCCAAAGGTGATCCGGCTGCAGGGACAGATCAGGGCGGTGAAAACCAGTCCGTCGGGCGGCATGGTTGGAAATTCGGGGGGCGCGGCCAAAACCCTGATCCAGGCTGAGATCGATGCCATCGCGCTTCAGGAAACGGCCGGGCTCGCAACCATCGATGAAAAGACAGCGCTTCTGCGCCGGATTCCCGCGCTCCGCACGGGTTTGAACGAACTCCTGCGCAAGAAGGAAAACGAGACCCTGATCTACAGCCAGCTCGTGACCCGTTACGGCCAGTCTGAAGTTTCCAAACAAATGGAAATGGAAAACAAGTCCATGAACTTTCGGGTCGTGGATCCAGCCGTCTTGCCCGACACCGCAGTCAGTCCCCAGCGTGTTTCGATCATGCTCTTGTCGGTCCTGGCTGGAATCGGAATCGGCATAGCCGTCATCATGGTGCCATATTTAATGCGCGGATCGGTTGAGAGCCTGGCTGACCTGCGGTCCCTCAACCACCGGGTGCTGGCCGTTCTGCCATCCATTCCCAAGCCGAAAGAAGAGAGATTGCGCGTGAGAGGGGATCGTATTTTCCTGTCAGGCGCAGCGCTCTATTTTCTCATGCTGGTGAGCATTGGAGTCATGGAAGCCCTGGGCAAGTCACCCATCGACGCGCTGTTTGAACGGGCGCGAGACCTTTGGTTGTAGTTTCGAAACCTGAATACGAGAGGACACTTAAAACCAATGAGCAGAATCGAGGACGCACTGGCCAAGGCGGCTGGAATGCAAGCCGGATTTTACAGCAAGGGAAACATGGCCGCAGGGCCCGGCATTGTCCGGGTACCCATGGGCGAGTCGACCAGCGTCGGCGGAGTCCGTCTGGCCGAGGAGACCATGGTGGTCATCAACGCGCCTCTGTCGCCCATGGCGGAGGAGTATCGCAAGCTTAAGGAGGCGTTGATCAAGATGACCAAGCGCGAACGTTTCGACAACCTCATTGCCGTGACCAGTTCCACCGCGGGAGAGGGCAAGAGCATGACCTCTGTCAATCTGGCCGCAAGCCTTGCTGGCGAGTACGACCATACTGTTCTGCTCGTCGATGCCGATCTGCGGCGTCCTGCCGTGCACAAGTATCTTGGTCTGGGCGCGTGCAAGGGGCTTTCGGATTGCATGCGTGAAGGCCTGGACGTGGGTGAACTGCTGGTCAAGACAGGTATCGGCAAGCTCTCGGTGCTGCCAGCGGGCACGCCCACACCCAATCCGGTGGAGCTCTTCTCTTCCGACGCCATGCGCAATCTGTTTCGGGAAATCAAGATACGATACGGGGACCGCTACATCATAGTCGACACCCCTCCGGTGCTGCCCTTTGCCGAGACGCGATCCATCGCGAGCATCGTCGACGGTGTGATTCTGGTCGTGAAGGAGGGGATGCCAAGCCTGGATCAGATCGAGGAGGCCATCGAAGCCCTGGATCAGAAGGTCTTGGGCATTGTCTACAACGGGGCGCATCTGCAGAGCAGGTCGTCCTACTATTACGCGGAGTAGCCTGTCCCGTGTACACAGCATTCTTCGGGTTGCGCGAGAAACCCTTCGATCTTCTTCCCAACCCCGACTTCCTGTATCCGAGTCGGGCTCACAAGCGGGCGCTGACCTATCTGACGCATGGGATCAAGGAGCGGGCGGGGTTCATTCTTCTGACCGGCGAAGTGGGGTCCGGCAAGACTACCCTGATCCGCAACATGATCCGGTCCCAGCTGCGGAACAGTGTTCTGGCCAAGGTGTTCAACACCCGTGTCGATTCCCTGCAGCTCTTGATGCAGATCAACGGCGATTTCGGACTGGATACAGACGGTCGGGACAAGGCCACGTTGCTGCGGGAGTTGAACGATTTTCTCATCGAACAATATGCTCAGCGCCGGCAGGCCGTGCTGATCATCGACGAGGCCCAGAATCTTTCCGCCGAGATCCTGGAAGAGGTGCGCATGCTCTCCAATCTGGAGACGGACCGGGACAAGCTTCTGCAGATCATTCTTGTCGGCCAGCCGGAGTTGCGTGAAATCCTGGCTCAGCCCGGTCTCCTGCAGTTGCGGCAGCGTATCCAGATCAACTGCCACCTGCAGCCTCTTAGCGCAGCGGAGGTCCGTGAGTACATTCTTTTCCGCCTGGAGAAGGCCGGCAACAAGACGGCCCTGGTCTTCGACGATGACGCCGTGGAGGCCATCGCCACATACAGCCGTGGCATTCCCCGGCTCGTCAACATCCTCTGCGATTACATCATGATCGATGCGTTTTCTTCCCAGACCCGGAACATAGAGGGAAGCGTGATCCACGAACTGGCAGCGGATCTTTCCTTCGAGGCTCAGTACTGGAATCCGGAGCCGCTTGAAAAACCGGAGATCGCCGCAAGGCCTGCACCGATCGAAGAGAAACGTGACGCCACTGACGTGGCCCGGAATACGGCCGCGCAAGCCAGAATCCTGAGCGTCATCGGATCCATGAACAAGCGTATCGAGGAACTGGAATTCATGCCCGTCTGGGATCATGCGGCCCTGCTCGACATGCAGGAGCGGATGGACAGGCTGGAAAACTCCCTGGAGACCAAAATCCGGGAGCTGCGATCGATGCAGCAGCAATTGCGCAGCGAAATCGTACAGCAGTTCGATCCCCTGCCGGTCAAGGTCGATGTGAAGAAACGCAACGGGGCCATGCGAAGCATCTGGAATTACCTGTGGGGGAACTGATTGCAACAGGCCTCGGGACATAACGGGCCTTTTTTATCCGCACTTCAACGTGAGACCGCACCATGAAAAACTATCTGATCGCAGCCTTTTTTCTGATGACAGCCGGGTCTCCTGCCTGGGCAGAGCCCGAGTGGCAGGCATCCTTGAGCGTGAGCGAAGAGTATAACGACAACATTAGGGAAGAGCGCCACGGCAAAGATGATTTCGTGACAACCGTCCGCCCCGGCTTGAGCTACAAACATGTAGGGGCGCGCACACTGCTGGAGACGAACTACAGCGGGGCATGGCATCATTACGCTTCCGGGAGCCGGGATCAGGAATTCAACCACAACGCCATGCTTCATGGCCTGCTGGATGCATGGGACGGGTTTTTCTTTCTGGACGTCCGCGACACCTATCGGATGGTCAACCAGGATCGCACACGCGGCGAAGCCCTGGAAGACGACTCGACTATCGACCAGCTGCAGCAGAACATCTTCACCTTTTCCCCGTTTTTCACCCCACGGTTCGGGCAGCGCGGCCAGGCCAAGGTCGGCTACGCCTACAGCAACATCTGGTATGACGAGGATGACCGGGACACCAAGAACATCCATCGGGGTTTCGTGGACGCGGAATACGAACTCTCAGGACAGACCGCCTTGCTCAGCGGCTACTCCTATACCCAGGAACTCTGGGAAGACGAGATCCTGGACCGCAACATAGCCTACCTCGGCGGCCGCTATGCCTACGCAGAAAATGGGGTGGCGTACCTGAAAGCCGGTCCCCAGCATACCCGCTATCGGAATAGCGACACCAGCTCTTCAAGCCTGTTCTGGGATGCGGGACTGGATCATGATTTCGGGGCCGTGCTCCTGCACCTGAGCACGGGAGTGTCCTTCGAGGACGATCCGGAAACGGGTGAGACCTATGAACGAAGGTTCGGCACTCTGCGGTTGAGCAAGACCTGGTCGCGAACCACGGGCAGCGTGTTCTCCACGTTGGAAGAATACGAAGACAGGAGTGATGAAGTCGGGGACGGGGAGACGGTGCGCAGAACGTTGCTGGGATTGAACCTGTCCCATGAGCTGAGCGAACGAATGACCGTCTCCATGGGCTTGATCCATGATTTTCAGAATCGTTCGGATGACGACACGCGGCGCTTGTACGCAAATATCGGGCTGAACTATGCCTTGAGCGAACGCATGAAACTCGGCTGCTGGTACCGCTTCAAGGATTCCTCGTCGGACGACGAGGAGGACGACTATGAGGTCAATCGGGTCGGAGTGCAGCTTTCAATGACCTTCTAGGCGGAGGCGATGAGCGGGACAGGATGACGATGACGGCAGAGCTTGCAGCGCGAAAGGTCTGTAACGATGAATGGGGATACATGAAAAACGCCTTGACCATCGATGTGGAAGATTATTTCCAAGTCACAGCCTTTGACGGCGTTGTGAGGCGGCAGGACTGGATGATTTATCCGTCCCGTGTCGAGAGCAACACCCGGCGGGTGCTGGACTTGCTTGATGAATTTTCCCTGTCAGGCACATTCTTCGTCCTGGGCTGGGTGGCGGAGCATTATCCAGCCGTTGTGCAGGCCATTGCAAACGGCGGTCATGAGGTGGCCTGTCATGGGTATGGCCACGAACTCGTCTACAACCTGCAGCCCCAAACCTTCCGCGTCGACGTGCGCAGGTGCAAGGCCCTGCTCGAGGATCTGATCGGGGCCCCTGTCCTTGGCTACCGGGCACCGAGCTATTCAATCACCAGCAAATCCATGTGGGCCCTGGACATCCTCATCGAGGAGGGCTTTGCCTATGATTCGAGCATCTTTCCCATTGTACACGACAACTACGGCATCCCGGGTTCCCAGCGATTTCCGTACGACATCGTTCGTCCCGGCGGCAGCATCCGCGAATTCCCCCTGACTACCCTGGCGGTGAACTTCGCGGGTCGCAGGATTGTCCTGCCCATCGCCGGGGGGGGCTATCTGCGCCTGCTCCCGGCAGGGATTGTGCTCTGGGGGATGCGCAGCATCAACAGCGCGGAGCAGCAGCCCGTGGTTCTCTATTTCCACCCTTGGGAACTGGATCCTGACCAGCCGCGGATCAAGGCCCGGCTCAGGTCCCGCTTCCGGCACTATCTCAATCTGGACACGACGGAAGACAAGGTCCGCAGTCTTCTGGGCGGGCTGCGCTTCGACACCATGGTCAAGGTCCTGGGGCTGGCCGGGAAGAACGGCGATGAAAGCGGATGCGAGGTCGGCCTGGAGGTTTCGCAGCCATGAGCGTGTGCACGGAAACCTTTCGGGGCGCAGCCGCGGACTGGGACCGCTTTGTTGCATCCATGCCTTGCGCGGCGGGGTATCACAGCCACGCCTGGCGGACCATTCTGGAGCGCAGCTTCGGGCATGAAACCCATTCTCTGGTTGCCAGGACAAACGGTGTCATGACCGGGGTTCTGCCGCTGGTCCACATGCGCAGCATCTTTGGCAATTTTTTGGTCTCCCTGCCCTTTGTGACCTACGGCGGGCTGCTCTGCCGGGATCAGGCCTCAAGCCATGCCCTGCTGGAAGCCGCCGGGGAATTGCGTTCCCGGCTGGGCGCGCATCACGTGGAGCTGCGTCACACCCAGGCCGTGAATCCGGATCTGCCCGCCCGGCGGCACAAGGTGGTCATGGTGCTTGCCCTGGATCAAAGCGAAGAGGAGATGTGGACGGGTTTCAAGGCCAAGGTCCGCAACCAGGTTCGCAAGGCGCAAAAAGCCGGTCTGGAGACGGTCTGGGGCGAGGAAGAGCTGCTGGACGAATTCTACAACGTGTTCGTGCGCAACATGAGGGATCTGGGCACCCCCGTGTACGCGCGTTCATTTTTTGCCAACATCCTGGCCGGTCTGCCTGGCGTGACGCGGTTCGTGCTGATCAGAAGGCAGGGGGAGGCCATCGCCGCCGGGTTGCTCTACTGGCATGGCCAGACTCTGGAAATTCCCTGGGCCTCGTCCATCCGGGACTACAATTCTCTTTGTCCCAACAATCTCATGTACTGGGAATCCATTCGACATGGCCTGCGTTTGGGGCTGCGCCGGTTTGATCTCGGCCGCTCATCCATCGGTTCCGGGACGTTCAGGTTCAAGGAGCAATGGGGAGCAAGGCCCGAAATATTGCAGTGGCACTACCTTCTGTCTTCGGATGCGAAGCTGCCGAACCTGAGCAACAGCAACCCCAGGTTTTCCTTGGCCATCAGACTGTGGCAACGCCTGCCCCTGGGCATGACCCGCACCCTCGGACCCCTGATCGTACGGGACATCCCATGAGCGCCCCGTACTTGCGCATGCTGCCACCGAGCGCTTCGCCGCTGCGTCCCGCCGATATCGCGGCCGGGATCAGGGCGTGGATGACTGGCCAGGGCGCGGAATCCTTGCGGCGCGAAGTGAAACGGCGGTTCGGTGCCCGGCACGTTTTTTTTGCAACCTCCGGCCGGGCCGGACTCTCGGCTTCGCTGCGGGCCATGCACAGGCTTTGTCCGCAACGGGATCAGGTGCTCCTGCCCGCCTTCACCTCCTTT carries:
- a CDS encoding sugar ABC transporter substrate-binding protein; the encoded protein is MLSDTGVVSIVWKKCFMINVAVLIFATLLLGGTGFAEEYVIGAGDSVHVFVWGEPDLTVPALVRPDGRISLPGAGEIMAEGLTPVALQKEIANRLSALVKEPMVTVSMVGIENSKVYIIGGGVVTGVYPLKQKTSLLHLLAGMDLARADLHGAHVMRDGVRMDRDFDLLLRNGDLKQDLVLRNNDVIVFPALPEPYVYVVGAVNTPQALPYTDGMTVLDALLACGGFNKFAKKNDTVVVRRENGAEKRIEVRAQDLAEGRDLSQNVVLHRGDYIIAAESFF
- a CDS encoding polysaccharide chain length determinant protein, which codes for MNHELYQQFERYARILLQRKRIVVVVALLVMTMGVVTSYVLPRKYEAQSTVFIEQSVISELVKGIATTPSMEAKIKVLTVAMLSRETLSKVMRILDKDVEFDSDMAREAYIKDLRERISIRLDEKRGIFFISFQDSDPHYARDFVNTITQVYIESNTASKRDESLEATRFLSEQIESFKKRLDIVEEEINQYKAEHGLQLATDETTIRFEIADAQRKLEAVRARRLELETKLQLLPSGTGRSAHLADMERQLAALLTAYTDQHPKVIRLQGQIRAVKTSPSGGMVGNSGGAAKTLIQAEIDAIALQETAGLATIDEKTALLRRIPALRTGLNELLRKKENETLIYSQLVTRYGQSEVSKQMEMENKSMNFRVVDPAVLPDTAVSPQRVSIMLLSVLAGIGIGIAVIMVPYLMRGSVESLADLRSLNHRVLAVLPSIPKPKEERLRVRGDRIFLSGAALYFLMLVSIGVMEALGKSPIDALFERARDLWL
- a CDS encoding polysaccharide biosynthesis protein is translated as MSRIEDALAKAAGMQAGFYSKGNMAAGPGIVRVPMGESTSVGGVRLAEETMVVINAPLSPMAEEYRKLKEALIKMTKRERFDNLIAVTSSTAGEGKSMTSVNLAASLAGEYDHTVLLVDADLRRPAVHKYLGLGACKGLSDCMREGLDVGELLVKTGIGKLSVLPAGTPTPNPVELFSSDAMRNLFREIKIRYGDRYIIVDTPPVLPFAETRSIASIVDGVILVVKEGMPSLDQIEEAIEALDQKVLGIVYNGAHLQSRSSYYYAE
- a CDS encoding ATPase, which gives rise to MYTAFFGLREKPFDLLPNPDFLYPSRAHKRALTYLTHGIKERAGFILLTGEVGSGKTTLIRNMIRSQLRNSVLAKVFNTRVDSLQLLMQINGDFGLDTDGRDKATLLRELNDFLIEQYAQRRQAVLIIDEAQNLSAEILEEVRMLSNLETDRDKLLQIILVGQPELREILAQPGLLQLRQRIQINCHLQPLSAAEVREYILFRLEKAGNKTALVFDDDAVEAIATYSRGIPRLVNILCDYIMIDAFSSQTRNIEGSVIHELAADLSFEAQYWNPEPLEKPEIAARPAPIEEKRDATDVARNTAAQARILSVIGSMNKRIEELEFMPVWDHAALLDMQERMDRLENSLETKIRELRSMQQQLRSEIVQQFDPLPVKVDVKKRNGAMRSIWNYLWGN
- a CDS encoding TIGR03016 family PEP-CTERM system-associated outer membrane protein; this translates as MKNYLIAAFFLMTAGSPAWAEPEWQASLSVSEEYNDNIREERHGKDDFVTTVRPGLSYKHVGARTLLETNYSGAWHHYASGSRDQEFNHNAMLHGLLDAWDGFFFLDVRDTYRMVNQDRTRGEALEDDSTIDQLQQNIFTFSPFFTPRFGQRGQAKVGYAYSNIWYDEDDRDTKNIHRGFVDAEYELSGQTALLSGYSYTQELWEDEILDRNIAYLGGRYAYAENGVAYLKAGPQHTRYRNSDTSSSSLFWDAGLDHDFGAVLLHLSTGVSFEDDPETGETYERRFGTLRLSKTWSRTTGSVFSTLEEYEDRSDEVGDGETVRRTLLGLNLSHELSERMTVSMGLIHDFQNRSDDDTRRLYANIGLNYALSERMKLGCWYRFKDSSSDDEEDDYEVNRVGVQLSMTF
- a CDS encoding polysaccharide deacetylase family protein, whose amino-acid sequence is MKNALTIDVEDYFQVTAFDGVVRRQDWMIYPSRVESNTRRVLDLLDEFSLSGTFFVLGWVAEHYPAVVQAIANGGHEVACHGYGHELVYNLQPQTFRVDVRRCKALLEDLIGAPVLGYRAPSYSITSKSMWALDILIEEGFAYDSSIFPIVHDNYGIPGSQRFPYDIVRPGGSIREFPLTTLAVNFAGRRIVLPIAGGGYLRLLPAGIVLWGMRSINSAEQQPVVLYFHPWELDPDQPRIKARLRSRFRHYLNLDTTEDKVRSLLGGLRFDTMVKVLGLAGKNGDESGCEVGLEVSQP
- a CDS encoding FemAB-like protein, yielding MSVCTETFRGAAADWDRFVASMPCAAGYHSHAWRTILERSFGHETHSLVARTNGVMTGVLPLVHMRSIFGNFLVSLPFVTYGGLLCRDQASSHALLEAAGELRSRLGAHHVELRHTQAVNPDLPARRHKVVMVLALDQSEEEMWTGFKAKVRNQVRKAQKAGLETVWGEEELLDEFYNVFVRNMRDLGTPVYARSFFANILAGLPGVTRFVLIRRQGEAIAAGLLYWHGQTLEIPWASSIRDYNSLCPNNLMYWESIRHGLRLGLRRFDLGRSSIGSGTFRFKEQWGARPEILQWHYLLSSDAKLPNLSNSNPRFSLAIRLWQRLPLGMTRTLGPLIVRDIP